One Aquisalimonas asiatica DNA window includes the following coding sequences:
- a CDS encoding S1C family serine protease produces MASTTPRHRHSLAAILLSTCLLVLAPGAVSSPLEALPDAIDAVRPSVVGIGTYQRTRSPSTNLEATGFVIADGRHVVTNAHAIPDTIDHERGEQFSVFVGQGREGSIRRAETVARDDDTDLAIVRFEGDPLEPLTLGDASTVREGDFVAFTGYPIGLVLGLYPATHRGIVSAITPLAVPAGRGRELDARTLRRLRDSPPGVFQLDATAYPGNSGSPLYNPVTREVVGVINRTFVQESRERVLSHPSGISYAVPVDLLDNLLDEADLR; encoded by the coding sequence ATGGCCTCGACAACGCCTCGCCACCGCCACAGCCTCGCGGCAATCCTGCTCTCCACGTGCCTGCTGGTGCTTGCTCCGGGCGCTGTATCGAGCCCCCTGGAAGCCCTGCCTGACGCCATCGACGCCGTTCGTCCGTCCGTGGTGGGCATCGGCACCTACCAGCGGACGCGCTCACCGAGCACCAATCTCGAGGCCACCGGGTTCGTGATTGCCGACGGGCGGCACGTGGTGACGAATGCCCACGCCATTCCGGATACCATCGATCACGAACGGGGGGAGCAGTTCAGCGTATTCGTGGGACAGGGACGGGAAGGCAGCATCCGCCGTGCGGAGACCGTGGCCCGGGACGACGACACCGACCTCGCCATCGTCCGGTTCGAGGGTGACCCCCTGGAGCCGCTGACCCTGGGGGACGCCAGCACGGTCCGGGAGGGGGATTTCGTGGCCTTCACGGGGTACCCCATCGGCCTTGTACTGGGCCTCTACCCCGCCACCCACCGGGGCATCGTGTCGGCGATCACGCCGCTGGCCGTGCCCGCCGGGCGCGGCCGGGAGCTGGACGCACGCACGTTGAGACGGCTAAGGGACAGCCCGCCCGGCGTTTTCCAGCTGGACGCCACCGCCTACCCGGGCAACAGCGGCAGCCCGTTGTACAACCCGGTCACCCGGGAAGTGGTCGGCGTCATCAACCGCACGTTCGTGCAGGAATCCAGGGAGCGGGTGCTCAGCCACCCCAGCGGAATCTCCTATGCGGTGCCGGTGGATTTGCTGGATAATCTGCTCGACGAAGCCGATCTCCGATAA
- a CDS encoding TIGR03013 family XrtA/PEP-CTERM system glycosyltransferase, which translates to MRLFSHYVPRNTLFIAALEAVILSVCVYLAAVLWAGPGEPSSLDRLAIESLLLAFTMLLAMGVMGVYGQASIEGWGSTLARLVAAGAVGFGVVSLVSRGFDETIAVLGVPGAVGIAAAFVLISLERLLVFRWKGAKALRPQVLVLGTGTRAARVEDIVRAQPSARRMDVVGFVPANEESHHVPESRLLDRREGESLWDLVNRYGVNEIIVGVRDRRNGGLPIGELLECRLHGVRVTYLTDFFERETGQIRVDSLNTSWLIFSEGFRRNTLRNLVKRTFDILASGTLLVVTMPIMVITALAILATMGSPVFYRQQRVGERGEVFTIRKFRSMRNDAEGDGKARWAAEDDDRITPVGRVIRLLRIDELPQIINVFQGQMSFVGPRPERPEFVRELTEAIPYYDARHSIKPGITGWAQVRYAYGASVDDSRQKLQYDLYYVKNHTLFLDVMILLDTVQVVLFGKGAR; encoded by the coding sequence ATCCGGTTGTTCAGCCATTATGTGCCGCGGAACACATTGTTCATCGCGGCGCTTGAGGCGGTCATTCTGAGCGTGTGTGTCTACCTCGCCGCCGTGCTGTGGGCGGGGCCCGGCGAGCCTTCCAGCCTGGATCGCCTTGCCATCGAGTCGTTATTGCTGGCGTTTACCATGCTGCTTGCCATGGGGGTCATGGGCGTCTACGGGCAGGCCTCCATCGAGGGCTGGGGGTCGACGCTCGCGCGTCTGGTGGCGGCCGGTGCCGTCGGCTTCGGCGTGGTCAGTCTGGTATCCCGGGGCTTCGACGAAACCATCGCCGTGCTGGGCGTCCCCGGAGCGGTGGGCATTGCCGCAGCGTTCGTGCTGATCTCCCTGGAGCGACTGCTGGTGTTCCGCTGGAAAGGTGCGAAGGCGCTGCGCCCGCAAGTGCTGGTGCTGGGCACGGGAACCCGCGCCGCACGGGTGGAGGATATCGTTCGGGCGCAGCCGAGCGCCCGCCGCATGGACGTGGTCGGTTTCGTGCCCGCGAACGAGGAGAGTCACCACGTACCGGAATCCCGCCTGCTGGACCGCCGGGAGGGCGAGAGCCTCTGGGATCTCGTGAACCGTTACGGCGTCAACGAGATCATTGTCGGTGTCCGGGATCGCCGCAACGGCGGCCTGCCGATCGGTGAGCTGCTGGAGTGCCGGCTCCACGGCGTGCGTGTGACCTATCTCACCGATTTCTTCGAGCGGGAAACGGGCCAGATCCGGGTGGACTCCCTGAACACGAGCTGGCTCATCTTCAGTGAGGGGTTCCGTCGCAACACCCTGCGCAATCTGGTCAAGCGCACCTTCGACATCCTTGCGAGCGGCACGCTGCTGGTGGTGACCATGCCGATCATGGTCATCACGGCGCTGGCGATCCTGGCCACCATGGGGTCACCCGTGTTCTATCGGCAGCAGCGTGTGGGTGAGCGCGGCGAGGTCTTCACGATTCGCAAGTTCCGGAGCATGCGCAACGACGCCGAGGGCGATGGCAAGGCGCGATGGGCCGCGGAGGATGACGACCGCATCACCCCGGTCGGTCGGGTCATCCGCCTGCTGCGCATCGATGAGCTGCCGCAGATCATCAACGTGTTCCAGGGGCAGATGAGTTTCGTGGGGCCGCGGCCCGAGCGCCCCGAGTTCGTGCGTGAACTCACGGAAGCGATCCCCTATTACGACGCCCGGCACAGCATCAAGCCCGGCATTACCGGCTGGGCGCAGGTCCGTTATGCCTACGGCGCTTCGGTGGACGACTCCCGCCAGAAGCTCCAGTACGACCTCTACTACGTCAAGAACCACACGCTGTTTCTCGACGTCATGATCCTGCTGGATACCGTGCAGGTCGTTCTCTTCGGCAAGGGAGCCCGGTAA
- the prsK gene encoding XrtA/PEP-CTERM system histidine kinase PrsK, translating to MILDAGSIGYWLAALGFLALAVVALVLWRSRALARWVALGAAASTVWALIQAQGPAYTGVALPYLAELIRYAGWLGVLLVILGQPYLVNAPAARPVLKVAGAVLGVGMAVMVLAALVHSLPLPGFLSGVEVLRHPLPYLFMAVIGAMLLEQLYRNTHPDRRWAIKPLAIGLAAVFVYDIYLYADATLFGALHSPVWDARGIVNLLVVPLLALSAARSGAVSQPITVSRQLLFHSVVLGGTGIYLLLMAAAGYYIRYVGGTWGGVLQTAFLFGALVLLLAFLFSGAARARLKVLLSKHLLRYRYDYRAEWLRFIDTLSATDVEQPLRQRAIIALAAIMDSPRGILFTRGEDGRFRLAESWNFGEPDPVVEEADGPLADFLARTEWVIDLAEYRENPSRYDGLALPEWLTAFDRAWLIVPMTQLQGLQGFVVLGKPRAPRQLNWEDHDLLKTAGRQLASYIGLLDATDALMDSRQFDAYNRLSAYVVHDLKNVSAQLGLVVDNAQRHADNPEFVADAMQTVASARARMDRILAHLRKGGADAPQQGERFPLRDALDEVVRRCATAMPRPVVAECPVGCTLTGGREMFVTAVEHLVQNAQEATPEDGSVMLRARPEGDGVRLTIEDTGEGMDATFLRDRLFRPFETTKGNAGMGIGVFEAREVARAMGGDLSATSRPGEGACFAMRLPAVQEQNEAENETPRRAGEDVGRVRSQVAYR from the coding sequence GTGATACTGGACGCGGGAAGCATCGGTTACTGGCTGGCTGCGCTGGGGTTCCTGGCGCTGGCGGTGGTGGCGCTCGTGCTGTGGCGCAGCCGCGCCCTGGCGCGCTGGGTCGCACTGGGTGCCGCCGCTTCCACCGTCTGGGCGCTGATCCAGGCCCAGGGGCCGGCGTACACGGGCGTGGCTCTGCCTTACCTGGCCGAACTCATCCGTTATGCCGGCTGGCTGGGCGTGCTGCTGGTGATACTGGGTCAGCCCTATCTGGTGAATGCGCCCGCGGCGCGGCCGGTGCTGAAGGTGGCGGGCGCGGTGCTCGGCGTCGGCATGGCCGTCATGGTCCTGGCGGCGCTGGTGCACAGCCTGCCGCTGCCTGGCTTCCTCAGTGGCGTTGAAGTGCTGCGCCATCCGCTGCCTTACCTGTTCATGGCGGTGATCGGCGCCATGCTGCTGGAGCAGCTCTACCGCAATACCCATCCCGACCGCCGTTGGGCGATCAAGCCCCTGGCCATCGGCCTGGCGGCGGTGTTCGTCTACGACATCTACCTCTACGCCGACGCCACGCTGTTTGGCGCCCTGCATTCGCCCGTGTGGGACGCGCGCGGCATCGTCAATCTGCTGGTGGTGCCGCTGCTGGCGCTGTCCGCTGCCCGCAGCGGGGCGGTTTCCCAGCCCATCACCGTCTCGCGGCAACTGCTGTTCCACTCGGTGGTGCTTGGAGGCACCGGCATCTATCTGCTGCTGATGGCGGCGGCGGGGTATTACATCCGGTATGTCGGTGGCACCTGGGGGGGCGTCCTTCAGACCGCGTTCCTGTTCGGCGCGCTGGTGCTGTTGCTGGCCTTTCTCTTCTCCGGTGCGGCGCGGGCGCGGCTCAAGGTGCTGCTCAGCAAGCATCTGTTGCGCTATCGCTACGACTACCGGGCCGAGTGGCTGCGGTTCATCGACACGCTGTCCGCAACGGACGTGGAACAGCCCCTGCGCCAGCGGGCAATCATCGCTCTGGCGGCGATCATGGACTCGCCGCGGGGCATTCTGTTCACCCGCGGGGAAGATGGCCGTTTCCGCCTGGCCGAATCCTGGAACTTCGGCGAACCCGACCCGGTGGTGGAGGAGGCCGATGGTCCGCTGGCGGATTTCCTGGCGCGCACGGAATGGGTCATTGATCTGGCGGAGTACCGCGAGAATCCGTCCCGCTATGACGGCCTGGCGCTGCCGGAGTGGCTGACGGCGTTCGATCGTGCGTGGCTCATCGTGCCCATGACGCAGCTGCAGGGGCTGCAGGGGTTCGTGGTGCTGGGCAAGCCGCGTGCGCCCCGGCAACTCAACTGGGAAGACCACGATCTGCTGAAGACCGCGGGCCGCCAGCTGGCGAGCTACATCGGCCTGCTGGACGCCACCGACGCCCTCATGGACAGCCGTCAGTTCGACGCCTACAACCGTTTGTCCGCCTACGTGGTGCACGACCTCAAGAACGTCTCCGCACAGCTTGGCCTGGTGGTGGATAACGCCCAGCGGCACGCCGACAACCCGGAGTTTGTTGCCGACGCCATGCAGACGGTGGCCAGCGCCCGGGCGCGCATGGACCGCATTCTCGCTCACCTGCGCAAGGGTGGCGCCGACGCGCCCCAGCAGGGCGAGCGTTTCCCGCTCCGCGACGCCCTGGACGAGGTGGTGCGGCGTTGCGCCACGGCCATGCCCCGGCCGGTGGTCGCCGAATGCCCGGTCGGCTGCACCCTGACCGGAGGGCGGGAGATGTTCGTCACCGCCGTGGAACACCTGGTTCAGAACGCCCAGGAGGCAACCCCCGAGGACGGCTCCGTGATGCTGCGTGCACGGCCGGAGGGTGACGGTGTGCGGCTTACCATCGAGGACACCGGGGAGGGGATGGACGCGACCTTCCTTCGTGACCGCCTGTTCCGGCCGTTCGAGACCACCAAGGGCAACGCCGGCATGGGCATCGGTGTGTTCGAGGCGCGGGAAGTGGCCCGGGCCATGGGCGGGGATCTTTCGGCAACCAGCCGACCGGGCGAGGGTGCGTGTTTCGCGATGCGTCTGCCCGCCGTCCAGGAACAGAACGAGGCGGAGAACGAAACGCCGCGGAGAGCAGGAGAGGATGTTGGACGAGTCCGTTCGCAAGTTGCTTATCGTTGA
- the prsR gene encoding PEP-CTERM-box response regulator transcription factor, which translates to MDESVRKLLIVEDDPGLKTQLRWCFQGFEVLVAEDREQALAQVERHSPAIVTLDLGLPPDPANATEGLAALEQILSLRPETKVIVVTGSDDRENALQAIARGAYDFYQKPVDGDVLQLIAERAHRVYELEEENRRLMRQGTGTPLEGVITADPQMLRVCKTIEKIAPVDATVLLLGDSGTGKEVLARAVHQLSARRDQRFVAINCAAIPENLLESELFGYEKGAFTGATRQTIGRIEYAEGGTLFLDEVGDLPLPLQAKLLRFLQERVIERLGGRGEIPVDVRVVCATHQKLDALMADGRFREDLYYRISELSVNIPPLGERHGDAVLLAHHFLDRFRRQHGKGRSGFAPDALAAIERYSWPGNVRELENIIRKAVIMADGPQITADDLGFTVPESNGEAPIKLRDARDQAESSAIRRALSRTNGNIAQAADVLGVSRPTLYSLLNKFGLK; encoded by the coding sequence TTGGACGAGTCCGTTCGCAAGTTGCTTATCGTTGAGGACGACCCGGGCCTCAAGACCCAGTTGCGCTGGTGCTTCCAGGGCTTCGAGGTGCTTGTTGCGGAGGATCGCGAGCAGGCGCTGGCGCAGGTGGAGCGGCACTCCCCGGCCATTGTCACCCTGGACCTCGGCCTGCCGCCGGACCCGGCCAATGCAACGGAGGGGCTCGCCGCGCTGGAGCAGATCCTCAGTCTGCGCCCCGAGACCAAGGTCATTGTGGTCACCGGCAGTGACGACCGGGAGAACGCCCTGCAGGCCATCGCCCGGGGCGCTTACGATTTCTACCAGAAGCCCGTGGACGGTGACGTGCTCCAGCTGATCGCCGAGCGTGCCCATCGTGTCTACGAGCTGGAGGAGGAGAACCGGCGCCTCATGCGGCAGGGAACCGGTACGCCCCTGGAGGGGGTGATCACCGCCGATCCGCAGATGCTGCGCGTGTGCAAGACGATCGAGAAGATCGCGCCGGTGGACGCCACCGTGCTGCTCCTGGGCGACAGCGGCACCGGCAAGGAAGTCCTCGCGCGTGCGGTCCATCAGCTGAGCGCCCGGCGGGACCAGCGGTTCGTGGCCATCAACTGCGCCGCGATCCCGGAGAACCTCCTGGAGAGCGAGCTGTTCGGGTACGAAAAGGGCGCTTTCACGGGGGCAACCCGCCAGACCATCGGCCGCATCGAGTACGCCGAGGGCGGCACCCTGTTCCTGGACGAAGTGGGAGACCTGCCGCTGCCACTGCAGGCCAAGCTGCTGCGTTTTCTCCAGGAGCGGGTGATCGAGCGGCTGGGCGGGCGCGGCGAGATTCCAGTGGACGTGCGCGTGGTCTGTGCCACCCACCAGAAGCTCGACGCGCTCATGGCCGACGGGCGCTTCCGTGAGGATCTCTACTACCGGATCAGCGAGCTCAGCGTGAACATCCCGCCGCTGGGCGAGCGCCACGGGGACGCCGTACTGCTGGCGCACCACTTCCTGGACCGTTTCCGGCGGCAGCACGGCAAGGGGCGCAGCGGCTTCGCGCCGGACGCCCTGGCGGCCATCGAGCGCTACAGCTGGCCCGGCAACGTCCGGGAGCTGGAGAACATCATCCGCAAGGCGGTGATCATGGCCGACGGGCCGCAGATTACCGCGGATGATCTGGGCTTTACCGTGCCCGAGAGCAACGGCGAGGCCCCCATCAAGTTGCGGGATGCGCGGGACCAGGCGGAGTCCAGTGCCATCCGGCGGGCGCTGAGCCGCACCAACGGCAACATCGCGCAGGCGGCGGACGTGCTCGGGGTGTCACGCCCCACGCTCTACAGCCTGTTGAACAAGTTCGGCTTGAAATAG